The window TTTTTTTTTAATCTTCAGATTATATTTTTTCTTCAATTCTTTTTGAATAGGTTTTAAAACCCAATTATCAATATCACAAATACGATAATTAGCTGGTACATCTAGTAATCTTCTAAATTCTTCAATACTAACTTTCCATATCCCTGTTGTCCTAAACTGTTTCATTCTCCTGTAAAATTCTTTAGTGTAGCTAGATTTTAATTCAATAAATTCTTCTAATTCAAATCTAGTAAATAATCCTTCTGTGAGAACATTTAACACCCACGTAAATTCTTCGTTAACTTTAACTTTAACAGTTTGATTATCTTTATCAACTTTTGTACTTCGTAAATAATACAAATCTTACAATTTCCTTTTCATTCTCCCATCCCCAAACACATTGAATCAATTTGTCATACATTGATTTTAATTCTTTGAAAAATAAATCAGTGCTATGAGATGTTTCGTATTTTGTCAATTCCTTCAGATAATCAAATGTAAAAGTAATTTCTTGTTCGTTTTTCTCTCTCATTCTGCTAACAAATTGCTATAAATAAATCCAATTCTTTGGACTTAAAATTTCTGAGAGCAACTTTGTTCATTTCATTTCTATATTTTACAATCTCATTCATAAAAACCTCCAGCATAGATATCATAGCATATTTCTCAATTAAAAACAAGTATTTTTAAAAAATCGGGTAATTTCTTGTTTTAAAGTGGGTAATTTCTT is drawn from Leptotrichia sp. oral taxon 215 str. W9775 and contains these coding sequences:
- a CDS encoding replication initiation protein → MYYLRSTKVDKDNQTVKVKVNEEFTWVLNVLTEGLFTRFELEEFIELKSSYTKEFYRRMKQFRTTGIWKVSIEEFRRLLDVPANYRICDIDNWVLKPIQKELKKKYNLKIKKK